A genomic window from Purpureocillium takamizusanense chromosome 2, complete sequence includes:
- a CDS encoding uncharacterized protein (EggNog:ENOG503P87K), translated as MSSPTAPMSHQGGHHADPASSPVTQRRTLQQPHGEAEPMRREAADRSSPPHPPPPPCSCDKRRDALSPPTTTMSDQRRRRGDACSSSNSNGSSWDNSPSHSRNSSFGQHSRRGSDMKAYVAGYRDAEAGGVTTPSPQPPAFLSSPSVASSLAYSTPVLGGFSPLRRELSRTTTLHDDVDMDQQQQQQPQSPARLSRQDLAKRLSQLAQRLSYDDDGGTDSHVDEMMLHGQLDQLEKAFLSHSPQKHHHHHQQQQQQQRSVSAFEMHSPPRRSIDYVESGSGSGSGSALTSPASSLFRSRFSDLSASLQLQREREAQAQQALEPPPRLGMTVPEANKVIAEMGKLNDELSTVVSNLRARQEESDHIHSLLIERAERAAQRIIFLQRRIAYLEEELQENDDELQHLRICLKAVEIQLPPHPDAELLRCIATFKHDYQALKNKRANSHLHDLGAGSGSGSGSDDDGTSYASP; from the exons ATGAGCTCCCCAACCGCCCCCATGAGCCATCAAGGCGGCCATCATGCCGACCCGGCGTCATCTCCCGTCACCCAGCGGCGGACGCTACAGCAGCCCCACGGAGAAGCAGAGCCGATGCGTCGCGAGGCTGCGGATCGGTCTagtcctcctcatcctcctccaccgccgtgCTCCTGCGACAAGCGCCGCGATGCCTTGAGCCCCCCGACGACCACGATGAGCGaccaacgtcgccgccgcggcgacgcctgcagcagcagcaacagcaacggcagcagctgGGACAATAGCCCGTCGCACAGTCGGAACAGCTCCTTTGGCCagcacagccgccgcggcagcgacatGAAAGCGTATGTAGCGGGAtaccgcgacgccgaggccggcggcgtcaccacgccgtcaccgcagccgccggcgtttCTCTCCAGCCCCAGCGTCGCCTCGAGCCTCGCCTATTCGACCCCGGTGCTCGGCGGCTTCagcccgctgcggcgcgagcTCTCGCGCACGACGACACTCCACGATGACGTCGACATggatcagcagcagcagcagcagccacagtcgcccgcgcgcctcTCGAGGCAGGACCTCGCCAAGCGGCTTAGccagctcgcccagcgcctcagctacgacgacgacggcggcacaGACAGCCACGTTGACGAGATGATGCTCCACGGCcagctcgaccagctcgagAAGGCCTTTCTCTCCCACTCGCCACAAAagcaccatcatcatcatcagcagcagcagcagcagcagcgcagcgtgAGTGCATTTGAGATGCACAgccctccgcgccgcagcaTCGACTACGTCGagtccgggtccgggtccgggtccgggtccgccctcacgtcgcccgcctcgtcgctcttCCGCTCCCGCTTCTCAGACCTGTCGGCctcgctgcagctgcagcgggagcgcgaggcgcaggcgcagcaggcgctcgagCCCCCGCCCAGGCTGGGCATGACCGTGCCAGAGGCCAACAAGGTCATCGCCGAGATGGGCAAGCTCAACGACGAGCTCTCGACGGTCGTGAGCAAcctccgcgcccgccaggagGAGTCTGAT CACATCCACAGCCTCCTCATCGAacgcgccgagcgcgccgcccagcgcatCATCTTTTTGCAGCGCCGCATCGCCTACCT AGAAGAGGAGCTCCAGgaaaacgacgacgagctgcagcacctccGTATTTgcctcaaggccgtcgagatcCAACTTCCCCCGCACccggacgccgagctgctgcgctgcatcGCCACCTTCAAGCACGACTACCAGGCGCTCAAGAACAAGCGCGCCAACAGCCACCTCCACGACCTGGGGgcaggcagcggcagcggcagcggcagcgacgacgacggcacgagTTACGCCTCTCCCTGA